One region of Lathamus discolor isolate bLatDis1 chromosome 2, bLatDis1.hap1, whole genome shotgun sequence genomic DNA includes:
- the MOS gene encoding proto-oncogene serine/threonine-protein kinase mos: MPSPIPLNCFLHFEFSPSADLRPCSSPLVIPGKDGKNSLGGIPSIRTRRLPPRLAWCSIDWDQLCLLQPLGSGGFGSVYKATYHGATVAVKQVKKSSKNRLASRQSFWAELNVAWLQHNNVVRVVAASTCAPASQNSLGTIIMEYVGNITLHHVIYGTGGVWRQDEDDEGGCGGKALSMEETVCYSCDIVTGLAFLHAQGIVHLDLKPANVFITEQGVCKIGDFGCSQKLEEGLSQSPHVCQQGGTYTHRAPELLKGERVTAKADIYSFGITLWQIVMREQPYLGERQYVLYAVVAYNLRPSLAAAVFHESAVGQRLQSIISCCWKANVEDRLSAAQLLPSLRALKQSL; encoded by the coding sequence ATGCCATCACCCATTCCTCTTAAttgttttctccattttgaGTTTTCCCCATCTGCGGACTTGAgaccctgcagcagccccttAGTTATCCCTGGCAAAGATGGCAAGAACTCTCTAGGAGGAATTCCGTCTATCAGGACCCGCCGCTTGCCTCCACGCTTGGCCTGGTGCTCCATTGACTGGGAtcagctctgcctcctgcagcctctTGGCTCCGGGGGCTTTGGTTCTGTCTACAAAGCCACCTACCATGGTGCCACTGTGGCTGTGAAGCAGGTgaagaagagcagcaaaaaCCGGCTGGCATCACGGCAGAGCTTCTGGGCTGAGCTGAACGTAGCCTGGCTACAGCATAATAATGTGGTACGTGTGGTGGCTGCCAGCACGTGTGCCCCAGCCAGCCAGAACAGCCTGGGCACCATCATTATGGAGTACGTGGGCAACATCACCCTGCACCATGTAATCTATGGCACCGGAGGTGTGTGGAGAcaggatgaagatgatgaaggaGGATGTGGAGGGAAGGCCCTGAGCATggaggagactgtgtgctattcTTGTGACATTGTGACTGGCTTAGCCTTTCTTCACGCGCAGGGCATTGTGCACTTGGATCTGAAGCCTGCAAACGTCTTCATCACTGAGCAGGGAGTGTGCAAGATTGGGGACTTCGGGTGCTCCCAGAAGCTGGAGGAGGGCTTGTCCCAGAGCCCCCATGTTTGCCAGCAGGGGGGCACGTACACACACCGTGCCCCTGAGCTCCTCAAGGGCGAGAGGGTCACTGCCAAAGCGGACATCTACTCGTTTGGCATCACCCTCTGGCAGATCGTCATGCGGGAGCAGCCCTACCTGGGCGAGCGGCAGTACGTGCTCTACGCTGTGGTAGCCTACAACTTGCGCCCTTCGCTGGCTGCTGCCGTGTTCCATGAGTCAGCAGTGGGACAGAGACTGCAGAGCATtatcagctgctgctggaaggctAATGTAGAGGATCGCCTAAGTGCAGCCCAGCTTCTTCCCAGCCTCAGGGCGCTCAAGCAGAGCCTATAG